The Congregibacter litoralis KT71 genome contains a region encoding:
- a CDS encoding saccharopine dehydrogenase family protein, with amino-acid sequence MPTIEKYDILLYGATGFTGQLVARYLDRHPDLEGRSWAIAGRNTVKLQALEKTLSGKKPGVVTCDLDDAAAVEAMVASARVIISTAGPYSTHNGESLLSACARAGVHYSDLSGEGFWQREMIDAYHELAKGSGARIVLGGGVDSIPSDLGAFLALRALDIDEVGDGPVRVTGKYTQYSGSFSGGTLASGKARQAAIRSGRMTREAMNDPYILAPGARPCEGEEMTPDGMPARFLRKREPGYGLMLPFFMAAINAPVVRRSLALQGLDGRVSYRECCSPGMWSRISWLYLSRGFGVPLGEPIKLLPKSGEGPPKWMLKQGAFSVEVTAEAHDGRIAKAVVAGQGDPGYGATSKMLAELGLCLLLDEKKAPKTAGVLTPATALGNALVDRLNSAEDGRFMELYSAG; translated from the coding sequence ATGCCAACGATAGAGAAGTACGACATTTTGCTTTACGGCGCCACGGGGTTTACCGGTCAGCTCGTTGCGCGGTATCTGGACAGGCATCCGGATCTTGAAGGTCGCTCCTGGGCCATCGCCGGCCGCAACACGGTAAAGCTCCAGGCTCTCGAGAAGACGCTATCGGGCAAAAAGCCGGGCGTTGTCACTTGCGATCTGGATGATGCAGCCGCTGTCGAGGCCATGGTGGCCTCGGCCCGCGTGATTATCTCCACCGCCGGGCCTTACTCCACGCACAACGGCGAGAGTCTATTGAGCGCCTGCGCCCGGGCGGGTGTGCACTACTCGGACCTGTCGGGCGAGGGTTTCTGGCAGCGTGAAATGATCGATGCTTATCATGAGCTTGCCAAGGGCAGTGGTGCGAGGATTGTCCTCGGTGGAGGAGTGGACTCTATTCCCAGTGATCTGGGTGCCTTTCTGGCATTGCGCGCTCTGGATATCGATGAGGTTGGAGACGGCCCTGTGCGGGTCACCGGCAAATACACCCAATACAGCGGCTCATTTTCCGGAGGCACCCTCGCCTCAGGGAAAGCACGCCAGGCGGCGATCAGGAGTGGCCGCATGACCAGAGAGGCAATGAACGACCCGTATATCCTGGCTCCGGGGGCGAGGCCCTGTGAGGGCGAGGAGATGACGCCGGACGGTATGCCGGCGCGTTTCCTGCGCAAAAGGGAGCCGGGCTATGGCCTGATGCTGCCGTTTTTCATGGCAGCGATTAACGCCCCGGTGGTAAGACGTTCCCTTGCCTTGCAGGGTTTGGACGGCCGTGTGAGCTATCGGGAGTGTTGCTCCCCGGGCATGTGGTCGCGCATCAGCTGGCTTTACTTGAGTCGCGGCTTTGGCGTTCCCCTGGGGGAGCCTATCAAGCTGCTGCCCAAGTCCGGGGAGGGTCCGCCAAAGTGGATGCTCAAGCAGGGGGCATTTTCCGTGGAGGTAACCGCCGAAGCGCATGACGGCCGCATTGCCAAGGCCGTGGTTGCCGGACAGGGAGATCCCGGTTACGGCGCGACCTCCAAAATGCTGGCGGAGCTGGGTCTGTGCCTGCTGCTTGACGAAAAAAAGGCTCCGAAGACTGCCGGCGTGCTCACACCGGCCACTGCCCTGGGTAATGCTTTGGTCGACCGACTCAACAGCGCGGAGGATGGACGATTTATGGAGCTGTACTCGGCGGGGTGA
- a CDS encoding FKBP-type peptidyl-prolyl cis-trans isomerase, translated as MNIERNTVVSFHYTLRNTDNEELETSRSDTPSVYLHGANNIMPGLEKSMASKSAGDVFSVSLAAADAYGERDPQRQQRIPIKHLLFKGRLRPGMVVAVNTEQGQRPATVLKAGKFSADLDTNHPLAGQDLTFDIEILDVRPASSEEIAHRHAHGPGGHQH; from the coding sequence ATGAATATAGAACGTAATACCGTTGTCAGCTTCCACTACACGCTCCGCAACACAGACAACGAGGAGCTGGAAACCTCCCGCAGTGACACGCCCAGCGTGTATCTCCATGGTGCCAACAACATCATGCCGGGGCTTGAAAAGAGTATGGCGAGTAAAAGCGCCGGGGACGTTTTTAGCGTCAGCCTCGCCGCGGCGGATGCCTACGGAGAGCGGGACCCTCAGCGACAGCAGCGCATCCCCATAAAACACCTGCTTTTCAAGGGACGCTTACGCCCGGGCATGGTCGTAGCGGTGAATACAGAACAGGGGCAGCGCCCCGCAACGGTGCTTAAAGCCGGAAAGTTCAGCGCTGACCTGGACACCAACCATCCCCTCGCCGGTCAGGACCTCACCTTCGATATCGAGATTCTGGACGTCCGCCCCGCGTCCAGCGAAGAGATCGCGCATCGCCATGCCCACGGTCCGGGTGGGCATCAGCACTGA
- a CDS encoding transglutaminase-like domain-containing protein, producing MILNIDVHLHYAVQAETDIILQITVPDFADQRLLSEDMDLSECLHSGAVLGEERFGERKLLHIDKDLECRYRARVEIDRPLLDIASLPAVAPHKLPNDALRYLMPSRYCQADQLQSFVEAEFGDSSGGERIARIRDWIFESFRYSSESSNSQTTAIDTFVQRQGVCRDFAHVLIALARASSIPARFVSGYAPYVIPQDFHAVAEVYLDHTWHLVDATGMAASNQIARIGIGLDAAEVSFLSSFGFIMFQNQSVQVNIED from the coding sequence TTGATACTCAATATTGATGTCCATTTGCACTACGCGGTTCAGGCGGAGACGGACATCATCCTGCAAATCACCGTACCGGACTTCGCGGATCAGCGGCTTCTCAGTGAGGACATGGATCTCAGTGAGTGCCTGCACAGTGGCGCGGTGCTCGGGGAGGAGCGCTTCGGTGAGCGTAAGCTGCTGCACATCGACAAAGATCTTGAATGTCGCTACCGGGCGCGTGTCGAGATCGACAGACCCCTGTTAGATATCGCATCGCTGCCGGCGGTTGCTCCCCATAAGCTTCCCAACGACGCCCTCCGATACCTCATGCCCTCCCGCTACTGTCAGGCGGATCAGTTGCAGAGCTTTGTGGAGGCGGAGTTTGGTGATAGCAGTGGTGGTGAGCGCATTGCGCGAATCCGGGACTGGATATTTGAGAGCTTTCGCTATTCGTCGGAGAGCAGTAACAGTCAGACCACCGCCATCGATACCTTTGTGCAACGACAGGGCGTTTGTCGTGACTTTGCCCACGTACTCATCGCCCTCGCCAGAGCGTCGTCCATACCCGCCCGTTTTGTCAGTGGCTATGCGCCCTATGTCATCCCCCAGGATTTTCATGCCGTTGCCGAGGTGTATCTGGATCATACCTGGCATCTGGTGGATGCTACGGGCATGGCAGCATCAAACCAGATAGCGCGTATTGGTATTGGTTTAGACGCAGCCGAGGTGTCTTTTCTTTCAAGCTTCGGCTTCATCATGTTCCAAAACCAGTCTGTGCAGGTGAACATCGAAGACTAG